The Nocardia sp. XZ_19_385 genome window below encodes:
- a CDS encoding DUF4345 family protein: MRTVVLAAVGVLFAGMGMYALVAPAALARPFGLSAPTAVSRAEIRAVYGGFGVAVAGVLFWSAFGSGELRTGAALTVGFALVGMAVGRIVSRLVDGGFGFYPIWFYCLVELLGAALVLGVA; the protein is encoded by the coding sequence ATGAGAACCGTCGTGCTCGCCGCGGTCGGTGTGTTGTTCGCGGGGATGGGAATGTATGCATTGGTGGCTCCGGCGGCGCTGGCCCGGCCGTTCGGGTTGTCGGCGCCGACGGCGGTGAGCCGGGCCGAGATTCGCGCGGTGTACGGCGGTTTCGGTGTGGCCGTGGCCGGGGTGTTGTTCTGGTCGGCCTTCGGTAGCGGTGAGTTGCGGACCGGGGCGGCGTTGACGGTGGGGTTCGCATTGGTCGGTATGGCGGTCGGGCGGATCGTGTCGCGTCTGGTCGACGGCGGGTTCGGTTTCTATCCGATCTGGTTCTACTGCCTGGTCGAACTCCTCGGCGCGGCCCTCGTGCTCGGTGTCGCCTGA
- a CDS encoding aldo/keto reductase — translation MEQRTVGRSGLRVSRIGLATHTWGGHTDAEAAAVQLVAFAEAGGTLVDTSPAYTGGAAQHILAGLLGDLVSRDDLVISGCAGVIPAVDPPHADPELPTPEPLQPAPEALRPTIDASRRMLLRQLDRTLLELGTDYLDIWNIGAWDPSTPLDEVAATLDYAVRSGKVRYGGVRGFNAWQLASLAAIAPVCAAQTQYSLLAREPEADVVPAAQHHGLGMIASAPLAGGILTGKYRDGVPADSRGADEATAEEITNRLDERATRVVDALVTAADGLGTSPLAVALAWIRDRPGITSLIVGARDIGQLTGVLAAETLELPRAIAAALDDVSATTR, via the coding sequence ATGGAACAGCGGACGGTCGGCCGCAGCGGCCTACGGGTGTCCCGGATCGGACTGGCCACCCACACCTGGGGTGGGCATACCGATGCCGAGGCCGCGGCCGTGCAACTGGTCGCGTTCGCCGAGGCGGGCGGCACCCTGGTCGACACCTCCCCCGCTTACACCGGCGGTGCGGCGCAGCACATCCTCGCCGGACTGCTCGGCGACCTGGTCTCCCGCGACGATCTGGTGATCAGCGGCTGCGCGGGTGTCATTCCCGCGGTCGATCCCCCGCACGCCGACCCCGAGCTGCCGACGCCGGAACCGTTGCAGCCCGCGCCGGAAGCCTTGCGGCCCACCATCGATGCGTCGCGCCGCATGCTGCTGCGCCAGCTCGATCGGACCCTGCTCGAATTGGGCACCGACTACCTCGACATCTGGAACATCGGGGCCTGGGATCCGTCGACGCCGCTGGACGAGGTCGCCGCGACCCTGGACTACGCGGTGCGCTCGGGCAAGGTCCGCTACGGCGGGGTGCGCGGGTTCAATGCCTGGCAGCTGGCCAGTCTCGCTGCGATCGCGCCGGTGTGCGCGGCGCAGACCCAGTATTCGCTGCTCGCCCGCGAGCCGGAAGCCGACGTGGTGCCCGCCGCGCAGCACCACGGGCTCGGGATGATCGCCTCGGCGCCGCTGGCCGGGGGCATCCTGACCGGAAAGTACCGTGACGGCGTCCCCGCCGATTCGCGCGGCGCGGACGAGGCGACCGCCGAGGAGATCACCAACCGGCTCGACGAGCGCGCCACCCGGGTGGTCGACGCGCTGGTCACCGCCGCCGACGGCCTGGGCACCTCGCCGCTGGCGGTCGCGCTGGCCTGGATCCGGGACCGCCCCGGCATCACCTCCCTGATCGTCGGCGCCCGCGACATCGGGCAGCTGACCGGGGTGCTGGCGGCCGAGACGCTCGAGCTGCCCCGGGCCATCGCGGCCGCGCTCGACGACGTCAGCGCAACGACCCGGTGA
- a CDS encoding hemin ABC transporter substrate-binding protein: MSRTVRVLFAVLALLLVAGTAACGTDSGATTGQQGLSTATLPDITPEPIGPPPTPAMPVTVRSFDGTEVTVNSADRILAADRYGTLMQTVYALGLGQNLVGRSTSGVFPAVESLPVVTGGNGSLNVESILMLRPTVFLTDSTSAAPAVREQLRAAGVTVVYFDPQRSMAGVVPQIEAVAQALGVPDRGQALAKRTRDEIAAAEATVPKLDKPLSIAFLYLRSSAITMLAGPGSGADALIASLGGQDAGTAAGLKEPFTTITSEAMISAAPDVLLVMTDGLKSLGGIDGLLKVPGIAQTPAGRNKRVVDMSDSALLSFGPNTGRVIAALSKAVYDPAHA, translated from the coding sequence ATGAGTCGTACCGTTCGCGTCCTCTTCGCCGTGCTCGCGCTGCTCCTGGTCGCCGGGACCGCCGCCTGTGGCACCGACAGCGGCGCGACGACCGGGCAGCAGGGCCTGTCCACCGCGACACTGCCCGACATCACCCCCGAGCCGATCGGGCCGCCGCCCACCCCGGCCATGCCGGTGACCGTCCGTTCCTTCGACGGCACCGAGGTCACGGTGAATTCCGCGGACCGCATCCTCGCCGCCGACCGCTACGGCACCCTGATGCAGACCGTGTACGCGCTCGGCCTGGGCCAGAACCTGGTGGGGCGCAGCACCTCCGGTGTTTTTCCCGCCGTCGAGAGCCTGCCGGTCGTCACCGGCGGCAACGGCTCCCTGAACGTGGAATCCATTCTGATGCTGCGGCCCACGGTGTTCCTCACCGACTCCACCAGCGCCGCGCCCGCCGTGCGGGAACAGCTGCGCGCGGCCGGTGTCACCGTCGTCTACTTCGACCCGCAGCGCAGCATGGCCGGAGTCGTCCCGCAGATCGAGGCCGTCGCCCAGGCCCTCGGTGTGCCCGATCGCGGCCAGGCCTTGGCCAAGCGCACCCGGGACGAGATCGCCGCCGCCGAAGCCACCGTGCCCAAGCTCGACAAACCGCTGTCCATCGCGTTCCTCTACCTGCGCAGCTCCGCCATCACCATGCTGGCCGGTCCCGGCTCCGGCGCGGACGCCCTGATCGCCTCCCTCGGCGGCCAAGACGCCGGCACCGCCGCAGGCTTGAAAGAACCTTTCACCACCATCACCAGCGAAGCCATGATCAGCGCCGCCCCCGACGTCCTGCTGGTGATGACCGATGGCCTGAAATCCCTCGGCGGCATCGACGGACTCCTGAAGGTCCCCGGCATCGCCCAAACCCCCGCCGGCCGCAACAAACGCGTCGTCGACATGTCGGACTCGGCCCTGCTCAGCTTCGGCCCCAACACCGGCCGCGTCATCGCCGCGCTCAGCAAAGCTGTCTACGACCCCGCTCACGCATGA
- a CDS encoding response regulator transcription factor, which produces MESKGTSGGNGHTARRILVVDDEVTIAESVAARLRAEGFTVEMAHDGPSAVVAVEAREPDLVVLDVMLPGFDGLEVCRRIQAGRSLPVLMLTARTDETDQLIGLGVGADDYLTKPFSLRVLTARVHALLRRMERNAERDSATIVVGDLRIDLDERRVWRGELEAQLTPLEFELLARLARRPRVVLARERLLEEVWDWADAAGTRAVDSHIKALRRKLGADLIRTVHGVGYALEAR; this is translated from the coding sequence ATGGAATCCAAGGGGACGAGTGGCGGCAACGGGCATACCGCCCGCCGGATCCTGGTAGTCGACGACGAGGTCACCATCGCCGAATCCGTGGCGGCCCGGCTGCGGGCGGAAGGCTTCACCGTCGAGATGGCGCACGACGGCCCGTCGGCGGTGGTCGCGGTGGAGGCGCGCGAACCCGATCTGGTCGTGCTCGATGTGATGCTGCCCGGCTTCGACGGCCTGGAGGTCTGCCGCCGGATCCAGGCGGGCCGCTCGCTGCCGGTGCTCATGCTCACCGCCCGCACCGACGAGACCGATCAGCTCATCGGTCTCGGCGTCGGCGCCGACGACTATCTGACGAAACCGTTCTCGCTGCGAGTACTGACTGCACGTGTGCACGCGCTGCTGCGCCGCATGGAACGCAACGCCGAACGCGACAGCGCCACCATCGTCGTCGGTGACCTGCGCATCGACCTCGACGAGCGCCGGGTGTGGCGCGGTGAGCTCGAAGCCCAGCTCACCCCACTGGAATTCGAGCTGCTCGCCCGGCTGGCGCGCCGCCCGCGCGTGGTGCTGGCCCGCGAACGGCTCCTCGAAGAGGTGTGGGACTGGGCCGACGCGGCGGGCACCCGCGCGGTCGACAGCCACATCAAGGCGCTGCGCCGCAAACTCGGCGCCGATCTGATCCGCACGGTGCACGGCGTCGGCTACGCGTTGGAAGCACGATGA
- a CDS encoding iron ABC transporter permease, with amino-acid sequence MVFALAIAALIVLALVSAAVGQVPTTPGEVAGSIAHRIGLDWGSMPAHPAGEVTLWEVRFPRVVLAILVGAALATAGALLQGVFANPLAEPGVIGVSAGAAVGAGTVIVVGGAFVAAWSIAAAAFVGGLITTLMVYLLSRSNGRTEVVTLVLTGVAINAFAGGLIAFLLFIATPAARDQIVFWQLGSLNGATWDAVRVVAPLTLIGVAAAILIAARLDLLALGESAARHLGVDVERLRRNVIVIVAVLATAGVAFSGIILFVGLIVPHLVRMLVGPAHRILIPLSAILGAVVLLASDVGARSLVDNADLPLGMLTSLIGGPFFFWLLRRTRARAGGWG; translated from the coding sequence CTGGTGTTCGCGCTTGCGATCGCCGCGCTGATCGTGCTGGCGTTGGTGTCGGCGGCGGTCGGGCAGGTGCCGACCACGCCCGGTGAGGTCGCGGGCAGTATCGCGCACCGGATCGGGCTGGATTGGGGGTCGATGCCCGCGCATCCCGCTGGTGAGGTGACGTTGTGGGAGGTGCGGTTCCCGCGGGTCGTACTGGCGATACTCGTCGGTGCCGCGCTGGCCACGGCTGGTGCGCTGTTGCAAGGGGTGTTCGCCAATCCGCTCGCTGAACCCGGCGTGATCGGTGTGTCGGCTGGTGCCGCGGTCGGGGCGGGCACGGTGATCGTGGTCGGGGGTGCGTTCGTCGCGGCCTGGTCGATTGCGGCGGCCGCGTTCGTCGGGGGGTTGATCACCACGTTGATGGTGTATCTGCTGTCGCGCTCCAACGGCCGGACCGAGGTTGTCACGCTGGTGCTGACCGGTGTCGCGATCAATGCGTTCGCGGGCGGGTTGATCGCGTTCCTGTTGTTCATCGCCACTCCCGCGGCGCGCGATCAGATCGTGTTCTGGCAGTTGGGCAGTCTCAACGGTGCGACCTGGGACGCGGTCCGGGTGGTCGCGCCGCTCACCCTGATCGGTGTGGCAGCCGCGATCCTGATCGCAGCGCGCCTGGACCTGCTGGCGCTCGGCGAATCCGCCGCCCGGCACCTCGGCGTCGACGTGGAACGCTTGCGCCGCAACGTGATTGTCATCGTCGCGGTACTCGCGACCGCGGGCGTGGCGTTCTCCGGCATCATCCTGTTCGTCGGCCTGATCGTGCCGCACCTGGTCCGCATGCTGGTCGGGCCCGCACACCGGATACTGATCCCGCTGAGCGCGATCCTGGGCGCGGTGGTCCTACTCGCCTCCGACGTCGGAGCCCGCTCACTCGTCGACAACGCCGATCTGCCCCTGGGCATGCTCACCTCACTGATCGGCGGGCCCTTCTTCTTCTGGCTACTCCGTCGCACCCGTGCCCGTGCCGGAGGTTGGGGATGA
- a CDS encoding HAMP domain-containing sensor histidine kinase — protein MNDQRPGRPEEDPRPKSAAIALPWGSSVFRALSRAADRLAEILPRPLDPVRSIKVKLAILMLVSGGVAFGFFRFQIGWLPPRTTVAAFVIALITSQFLAHGITRPLREMTAAAKRMAHGDYTRRVRASSRDEVGQLAEAFNQMAADLAAADQQRRDLIANVSHELRTPITALSAVLENLVDGISEPDPATLRTALAQTERLGLLVSELLDLSSIEAGALALDREDLALAPLLDDVVAEAEVMTAVLGRGVTFRTDVLPSMVRIHADRARLHQVLLNLLDNAARHGPAGGEVRIHARAESGAVVIEVDDDGPGIPSTERARVFDRFTRGGRTDGGGTGLGLAIARWIIELHDGTIAVADPGSRIRITLPAP, from the coding sequence ATGAACGACCAGCGCCCCGGACGTCCGGAGGAGGATCCCCGGCCGAAGTCCGCGGCGATCGCGCTGCCGTGGGGTTCGTCGGTGTTCCGGGCGCTGTCGCGCGCGGCCGATCGGCTGGCCGAGATCCTGCCGCGCCCGCTGGACCCGGTGCGCTCGATCAAGGTGAAACTGGCGATCCTGATGCTGGTCTCCGGTGGCGTGGCGTTCGGGTTCTTCCGTTTCCAGATCGGCTGGCTGCCACCGCGCACCACCGTCGCCGCGTTCGTCATCGCGTTGATCACCTCCCAGTTCCTGGCGCACGGCATCACCCGCCCACTGCGGGAGATGACGGCGGCGGCCAAACGCATGGCCCACGGCGACTACACCCGCCGGGTGCGGGCGAGTTCGCGCGACGAGGTGGGCCAGCTCGCCGAGGCGTTCAATCAGATGGCCGCCGACCTGGCCGCCGCCGATCAGCAGCGCCGCGACCTCATCGCCAATGTGTCGCACGAACTGCGCACCCCCATCACCGCGTTGAGCGCGGTGCTGGAGAACCTCGTCGACGGCATCTCCGAACCGGACCCGGCGACCCTGCGCACCGCCCTGGCCCAGACCGAACGGCTCGGGTTGCTGGTCTCGGAACTGCTCGACCTGTCCAGCATCGAAGCCGGAGCGTTGGCGCTGGACCGCGAAGACCTCGCGCTGGCGCCACTATTGGACGATGTGGTCGCCGAAGCCGAGGTGATGACCGCGGTTTTGGGCCGCGGCGTCACTTTCCGGACCGACGTGCTGCCCAGCATGGTGCGCATACACGCAGACCGTGCACGTTTGCATCAGGTGCTGCTCAACCTTCTGGACAACGCCGCACGTCACGGACCCGCGGGCGGGGAGGTCCGCATCCACGCCCGCGCCGAGTCCGGTGCGGTGGTGATCGAGGTCGACGACGACGGACCGGGTATCCCGAGCACCGAACGCGCCCGCGTCTTCGACCGATTTACGCGCGGCGGGCGCACCGACGGCGGCGGCACCGGCCTGGGACTGGCCATCGCGCGCTGGATCATCGAACTGCACGACGGCACCATCGCGGTCGCCGACCCGGGCTCACGGATCCGGATCACGCTGCCCGCGCCATGA
- a CDS encoding undecaprenyl-diphosphate phosphatase — protein MGESMTWVQALILGLVQGLTEFLPISSSAHLRIVSAVFWDKDAGASFTAVTQLGTEAAVLVYFAKDIGRIVQAWFGVNWEKLTQRNRETVPITDQVTTKLPVMTADRLAAHDARAQRDLDYRVGWYVIIATIPIGILGYLFKDEIRTGARNLWLVSFMLIAFALVIAAGEHYGRKIRPIEQLTTRDGLVMGLAQCLALVPGVSRSGATSTAGLFLGLEREAAVRFSFLLAIPAVTASGLFSLPDAFAPAGEGLNASGPQLLVATIVAFLVGYASVAWLLKFVSKHSLNWFVGYRIVLGLVVMALLATGVVSAT, from the coding sequence GTGGGTGAGTCGATGACCTGGGTGCAGGCATTGATACTCGGTCTGGTCCAGGGACTCACGGAATTCTTGCCGATCTCCTCCTCGGCGCATCTGCGGATCGTGTCGGCGGTGTTCTGGGACAAGGACGCCGGCGCGTCGTTCACCGCGGTCACCCAGCTGGGGACCGAGGCGGCGGTGCTGGTGTATTTCGCGAAGGACATCGGGCGGATCGTGCAGGCCTGGTTCGGGGTGAACTGGGAGAAGCTGACCCAGCGCAACCGGGAGACGGTGCCGATCACCGATCAGGTGACCACCAAGTTGCCGGTGATGACCGCCGACCGCCTGGCCGCGCACGACGCGCGGGCGCAACGGGATCTGGATTACCGCGTCGGCTGGTACGTGATCATCGCCACCATCCCGATCGGCATCCTGGGCTACCTGTTCAAGGACGAGATCCGCACCGGCGCACGGAATCTGTGGCTGGTCTCGTTCATGCTGATCGCGTTCGCGCTGGTGATCGCCGCCGGTGAGCACTACGGCCGCAAGATTCGCCCGATCGAGCAGCTCACCACCCGCGACGGTCTGGTGATGGGCCTGGCCCAGTGCCTGGCGCTGGTGCCGGGTGTGTCGCGCTCGGGCGCCACCTCCACCGCGGGCCTGTTCCTCGGGCTGGAACGGGAAGCGGCGGTGCGGTTCTCGTTCCTGCTCGCCATCCCGGCGGTCACCGCCTCGGGCCTGTTCAGTCTGCCGGACGCGTTCGCCCCCGCCGGGGAGGGCCTCAATGCCAGCGGCCCGCAGTTGCTGGTCGCGACGATCGTCGCGTTCCTCGTCGGTTACGCCTCGGTGGCGTGGCTGCTGAAGTTCGTGTCCAAGCATTCGCTGAATTGGTTCGTCGGCTACCGGATCGTGCTCGGACTGGTCGTGATGGCGCTGCTGGCGACCGGGGTGGTGTCGGCGACATGA
- a CDS encoding thioesterase family protein produces the protein MTTTTPSAFDTDTASTRVGAHEFALDLSERWTTFGGNANGGYLLATCLQALRQEIPQPDLLSASAHYLRPGVLGPARIKTEVARIGRRTATGAAVLTRDDREIIRVLATFTDLAQAEGKTVVRADAPELPAPEECVNPLEGLGAVGAATIAERVEFRMPELPGFWTGTPGGTSAAEFWCRFTDGRDADPIALALLVDAAAPVVMDLGVPGSSTVELTVHIRRRPAPGWLRCRVRTNYLIDGFHEEDFDIWDSTGTLVAQSRQLALIP, from the coding sequence ATGACCACGACTACGCCCTCGGCCTTCGACACCGATACGGCCAGCACCCGTGTCGGCGCGCACGAGTTCGCCCTGGATTTGTCCGAGCGGTGGACCACCTTCGGCGGCAATGCCAACGGCGGGTACCTGCTGGCCACCTGTTTGCAGGCGCTGCGGCAGGAGATTCCGCAGCCGGATCTGCTGTCGGCGTCGGCGCACTATCTGCGGCCGGGGGTGCTGGGGCCCGCGCGGATCAAGACCGAGGTGGCGCGGATCGGACGGCGCACCGCGACCGGGGCGGCGGTGCTGACGCGCGACGATCGGGAGATCATCCGGGTACTGGCGACCTTCACCGATCTGGCGCAGGCCGAGGGTAAGACCGTGGTGCGCGCGGACGCCCCGGAGTTGCCCGCGCCCGAGGAGTGCGTCAATCCGCTGGAAGGTCTGGGGGCGGTCGGGGCCGCGACCATCGCCGAGCGGGTGGAGTTCCGGATGCCGGAGCTGCCCGGGTTCTGGACGGGCACACCGGGCGGGACCAGCGCGGCCGAGTTCTGGTGCCGGTTCACCGATGGACGCGACGCCGACCCGATCGCGCTGGCGCTACTGGTGGACGCCGCCGCACCGGTGGTGATGGACCTCGGCGTGCCCGGGTCCTCCACCGTCGAACTGACCGTGCACATTCGCCGCCGGCCCGCGCCGGGCTGGTTGCGCTGCCGGGTCCGCACCAACTATCTGATCGACGGCTTCCACGAAGAGGACTTCGACATCTGGGACAGCACCGGCACGCTGGTGGCGCAGTCCCGGCAGCTGGCGCTGATCCCCTAG
- a CDS encoding DinB family protein, with translation MGRDERVEHDGYADQQPADVGRQITDAAQLFANVLDRLDDVDWARTLIYSFPAREERSLRWLAVHTLHELRHHLLDMRAQLAAD, from the coding sequence ATGGGTCGCGACGAACGCGTCGAGCACGACGGTTACGCGGATCAACAGCCTGCCGATGTGGGCAGGCAGATCACCGACGCCGCGCAACTGTTCGCCAATGTGCTCGACCGTCTCGACGATGTGGACTGGGCGCGCACCCTGATCTACAGCTTCCCTGCGCGAGAAGAACGTTCGCTGCGCTGGCTCGCGGTGCACACCCTGCACGAACTGCGCCACCACCTGCTCGATATGCGTGCGCAGTTGGCAGCCGACTAG
- a CDS encoding DUF3090 domain-containing protein produces MARAIHVFRTPDRFVAGTVGEPGDRAFYLQAVQEPRVVSVLLEKQQVKVLADRMGLLLDEVARRFGAPVPPQADDVADVAPLVTPIDAEFRVGTMGLGWDADANAVVVELLAITETEVDESVVLDDTEEGPDAVRVFLTPVQAREFALRSTRVIAAGRPPCPLCGEPLSTRGHMCVRTNGYKRSDTFGPAELEE; encoded by the coding sequence GTGGCACGAGCAATCCATGTATTTCGCACCCCCGATCGGTTTGTCGCCGGGACCGTCGGTGAGCCGGGCGATCGTGCGTTCTATCTGCAGGCCGTCCAGGAGCCCCGGGTAGTCAGCGTGCTGCTGGAAAAGCAGCAGGTCAAGGTGCTCGCGGATCGGATGGGTCTGCTGCTGGACGAGGTCGCGCGGCGCTTCGGCGCGCCCGTGCCGCCGCAGGCCGACGATGTCGCCGACGTGGCGCCGCTGGTCACCCCGATCGATGCCGAATTCCGGGTCGGCACCATGGGTTTGGGCTGGGACGCCGACGCCAATGCGGTGGTGGTGGAGTTGCTCGCGATCACCGAAACCGAGGTCGACGAATCGGTGGTGCTCGACGACACCGAGGAGGGGCCCGACGCGGTGCGCGTGTTCCTGACCCCGGTGCAGGCACGCGAATTCGCGCTGCGGTCGACCCGGGTGATCGCGGCGGGGCGCCCGCCGTGCCCGCTGTGCGGGGAACCGCTGTCCACCCGCGGGCACATGTGCGTGCGCACCAACGGCTACAAGCGCAGCGACACCTTCGGTCCGGCCGAGCTAGAGGAGTGA
- a CDS encoding helix-turn-helix domain-containing protein, translated as MTVTSRRVGERTLWLWQGHAAYLGPSFQLGDHSTPVQCFVLGVDEPITVCTPDGGRWQRRSALIPARTTHHLETSGRVLFYYLDPRSAAAAHLRAAMSEPPAPIATTHRDEAALIAHLTRPELPDPRELRRIIAGGEAEAVIDERIRAVMNTIVEEPAEELRADDLAAGLGLSTSRFLHLFSANAGTSFRRYRLWARLLAVAAAVGAGADLTRAAADAGFASASHFSDTFRILFGLTATEVLAQGIDIVIATEPAHRPAEERSRAGTSRPVPGSSGRLRPPRGQLG; from the coding sequence ATGACGGTCACCTCCCGCCGCGTGGGCGAGCGCACGCTGTGGCTCTGGCAGGGGCATGCGGCTTATCTGGGCCCGTCTTTCCAGTTGGGCGACCATTCGACACCGGTGCAGTGTTTCGTGCTCGGCGTCGACGAGCCGATCACCGTCTGCACTCCCGACGGTGGCCGGTGGCAGCGGCGCAGCGCGCTGATTCCGGCGCGCACCACTCATCACCTCGAAACCAGCGGCCGGGTGCTGTTCTACTATCTCGATCCTCGCTCGGCCGCCGCCGCCCACCTGCGCGCCGCGATGAGCGAGCCACCCGCACCCATCGCGACGACGCACCGGGACGAGGCGGCACTGATCGCCCACCTGACCCGTCCCGAGCTGCCGGATCCGCGAGAGCTGCGCCGGATCATCGCCGGCGGCGAAGCGGAAGCGGTGATCGACGAACGGATCCGCGCGGTGATGAACACGATTGTCGAGGAGCCCGCGGAGGAACTGCGGGCCGATGATCTCGCCGCGGGCTTGGGCCTCTCCACGTCCCGTTTCCTGCACCTGTTTTCGGCCAACGCCGGGACGAGCTTCCGCCGCTACCGCTTGTGGGCGCGGTTGCTCGCGGTGGCGGCCGCTGTCGGCGCCGGCGCCGACCTCACCCGCGCCGCGGCCGACGCGGGCTTCGCCTCGGCCAGCCATTTCAGCGACACCTTCCGAATCCTGTTCGGGCTCACCGCCACCGAGGTCCTCGCGCAGGGCATCGACATCGTCATCGCGACCGAGCCGGCGCACCGACCAGCCGAAGAGCGCTCTCGTGCAGGGACTTCTCGGCCTGTGCCCGGGTCATCCGGCCGGCTTCG
- a CDS encoding histidine phosphatase family protein encodes MTVILLRHGQSTSNTAGTLAGRSAGVDLTERGADQARGLVDRLAALPIAHIVSSPLLRCQRTISPLAEKLGLEPEFDERLLEVDYGDWTGKPLGELVTEPLWKVVQRHASGAVFPGGEGLAQVQARAVAAMRDHDRVLAEKNGADVLWVACTHGDVIKSILADAFGIHLDGFQRIVVEPASLSVIRYTPTAPYVWRLNDTGADLSGLAPAGALDRGPVPGGEPGNTPGADNGNAERRDSL; translated from the coding sequence ATGACGGTGATCCTGTTGCGGCACGGCCAATCCACGTCCAACACCGCGGGCACCCTGGCCGGTCGCAGCGCCGGAGTCGACCTGACCGAACGCGGCGCCGACCAAGCCCGCGGCCTCGTCGACCGGCTCGCCGCCCTGCCGATCGCCCACATCGTGTCCTCGCCGCTGTTGCGCTGTCAGCGAACAATTTCGCCGCTGGCGGAAAAGCTGGGGCTGGAACCGGAATTCGACGAGCGGTTGCTGGAGGTCGACTACGGCGACTGGACGGGCAAACCGCTGGGCGAACTCGTCACCGAACCGCTGTGGAAAGTGGTGCAGCGGCACGCCTCGGGCGCGGTGTTCCCGGGCGGTGAGGGCTTGGCTCAGGTGCAGGCCCGGGCGGTCGCCGCGATGCGTGATCACGACCGGGTGCTGGCCGAGAAAAACGGTGCTGACGTGCTGTGGGTGGCCTGCACCCACGGTGATGTGATCAAGTCGATTCTGGCGGACGCGTTCGGGATCCACCTCGACGGTTTCCAGCGCATCGTGGTGGAACCGGCCTCGCTCAGCGTCATCCGCTACACCCCGACCGCGCCCTATGTGTGGCGGCTCAACGACACCGGCGCGGACCTGTCGGGGCTGGCCCCGGCCGGTGCCCTGGACCGGGGACCGGTTCCCGGCGGCGAGCCGGGGAATACCCCGGGTGCGGATAATGGGAATGCGGAGCGCCGAGATTCCTTGTAA
- a CDS encoding SCO1664 family protein: MSGGQGTSTADDGFGAGELSVVGRITTASNVTLVCEVADGPRVVYKPVRGERPLWDFPDGTLAGREVASYLISDALGWGVIPETILREGPYGPGMVQRWVESVDNHTDRGDRLDLIDLCPVGAVPEGFCEVLRAQDDLGNEVSLIHADDPRLQRMAVLDVLLNNADRKGGHALEATDGQIYGVDHGICLHVEHKLRTVLWGWAGRPVDDELLTDIEKFVKALPGEIADRLAPHITDEEIEALGHRAKELLAQPVMPVPRTSRPIPWPAF; this comes from the coding sequence TTGAGCGGCGGGCAGGGGACCAGCACAGCCGACGACGGGTTCGGCGCCGGGGAATTGAGCGTCGTCGGGCGGATCACCACCGCCTCCAACGTGACGCTGGTCTGCGAGGTCGCCGACGGGCCGCGGGTGGTCTACAAGCCCGTCCGCGGCGAACGCCCGCTGTGGGACTTTCCCGACGGCACCCTCGCCGGCCGCGAAGTCGCCTCGTACCTGATCTCCGACGCGCTCGGCTGGGGCGTTATCCCCGAAACGATCCTGCGCGAGGGCCCCTACGGTCCCGGGATGGTGCAGCGCTGGGTGGAATCGGTCGACAACCACACCGACCGCGGTGACCGCCTGGACCTGATCGACCTGTGCCCGGTGGGCGCGGTCCCCGAAGGATTCTGTGAGGTGCTGCGCGCCCAGGACGATCTCGGCAACGAAGTCTCGCTGATCCACGCCGACGACCCCCGCCTGCAGCGCATGGCGGTCCTGGACGTGCTGCTCAACAACGCCGACCGCAAAGGCGGGCACGCCCTGGAAGCCACCGACGGCCAGATCTACGGCGTCGACCACGGCATCTGCCTGCACGTCGAACACAAACTGCGCACTGTGCTGTGGGGCTGGGCGGGCCGCCCCGTCGACGACGAATTGCTCACCGACATCGAGAAATTCGTGAAGGCACTCCCCGGCGAGATCGCCGACCGCCTCGCACCCCACATCACCGACGAAGAGATCGAAGCCCTCGGGCACCGCGCCAAGGAACTCCTGGCCCAGCCGGTGATGCCGGTGCCACGCACCTCGCGCCCGATACCCTGGCCGGCCTTCTGA